The DNA region GCGATTCCTGCGCGGGCTGGTGTCCTGCCAGCGCGAGAACTACGGAGCCTCGCTGCCGGACTTCGACCTCGCCATCCGCGACGAGCCCGAGAATCCCCTGTTCTATCGAGGGCGCGCGCTCGCGCGAGCCAGGCTGGCGATGTACGACGACGCCATGAAGGACGCCGAGCGGCTCCTCGCCCTCGCGCCGCAGCAGGGCGAGTCCCATTACGCCATGGGGGTCGCGCTGGCGGGCCTCGGCCGGTACCGCGACGCGGTGCGCGCCTTCGAGCAGGGGCTCCGCCTCCGGCCCGAGCTCATCTATCCGCTCGAGGCGCGCGCGGAAGCTCTCGATCGGATGGGGGAGCACGCGCTGGCCATGACCGATCGCGAGGAGGCGGAACGGCGGCGACGTCGCGACGGGCCGTGCGCGGTCTGCGAGGATCCGTTCCGCTACTGAGCGGCCGGGACGGGTGTGGTACCTTGCCGCCTGTGGTCGGAGCGGCCCCGAGGAGGGTGCGGGGCGAACGGACAAAGGAGGGACCCGTGAACCGGTTGATTCTCGCTTCGGTGATTCTCGCGATCTCGATCGTGCCGTCTTCGGCGGCCGCGCTTTCGGGGCCCATCAGCTTCACCGCGTTCGGCGGGCTCTACACCGACCCCGTCGATGAGTTCATGCTCGGCGCGGGTGTCAAACTGGGGTTCGGCGGGCTCTCCGTCACGCCGAACGCGGAGTACGTCTTCGTGGAGAGCGGGTCCTACTACACGCTCAACGTGGATGGGACGTTCCCGATCCTGCCGCTCGGTGTGGCGTCGCTCTACGCCGGTGGCGGCGCCGGCCTCCACTTCTTGGATCCCGAGGTAGGCGACTCGAACACCGAGACGGGCATCAACCTGCTCGTCGGCGCGGGATTCAACGCGATCGGGCTCAAGCCCTACGGCCAGATCAAGTACGTGTTCATCGACGGCGACGATCCGCTGGTCTTCATGGCGGGCGTTCGGTTCTAGCACCTCCTCGGAGCTGCTCCCGAAGTGAGACGAGCCGGAGCGGGCGGTCCCGTTCCGGCTCGTTCTCGTTCCCGTCGTGTGTGGCGCTATGGAGTTGCCGGCCACCCCCATCCGACGAGGAATCCAAACGTGAGCCCGCCGGCATCGATGTCGGCCCCCCCGAACTCCACCGCCCCCGTATCGAACGCGTTGAAGTCCGCGTTCGCCGTGCTGTATCGCATCGTGCCGCCGAGATTGAATCGCGTGCCGATCCGATAGAACGCCCCCGCACCTCCCCAGAAACCGAACCCGTTGCCGTCGTCGCTCGCGGAAGTGCCACCTTCCTTGAAGGTCACATCGACCTTGGCGTAGTCCAGTCCGGCGCCGACGTAGGGGTAGAGCTTCCCCGCCATCCAGGTCTTGTTGACCCCGGCCCCGAACTCCCAGGTGTCCGCCTCCATCGTGACGGCCACCGGAGTTCCTCCGACGTCCACCGTCTGGTCCTTGGACTTCGACGAGCGCTGGAGGAACGTCATGATGTGGACCGGCCAGGTCGAAGGTCCGAACGCCGCTTCGACCCCGAACACGGGCTGCTTGTCGATCGGGTCCCAGTCCTCGGAGTCGAAGAGCTTCTGGCCCAGCACGAAATTGACGTACCCGGGTCCCGCCTCGGAAGAGGGGACGAGAACGACCAGAGCCGCCGTGAAGACCACGAGCCACACACCGAAGCGTGCCGATCTCGACATAGACCCTCCGTTTTCCGCAGCGATGCCGATGAGGCGGCAAACGCTAGGGGCGGAGGGCCTTTCGGGCAAGCGAAATCAGGTGCCCGGACGCTTCCAGTGGTTTCGGTAGGGCGCGGGCACGTTCTGCACGGCCAGGGGCACGCGGTCGTAGGTCATCGCGAGGAACGGACCCTTCCAGGAGTCGGAGTGGTGCCACTGCCCGTTCTCGACGAGGTACCACTGGCTCCGGTACCGGTAGAGGTCGGCATCACCCACATCGATCGCGTACGAGACGCCACTCCTCGTCACCGCGCGCATCTCGGGCTTCTTGGCGAACCCTCGCGAGGATGCCCACGTGGTCGCCGAGCCCGGCTCCCAGTACTTCCGATACTCCGCGGGAATGAACGTGACGGGTTCCGGAAGACTCTCGACGACGGCCGCGACGAAGGGTCCGCGCCACGTAGTTCCCTCGAACCACTCCCCGTCGTCGACCAGGAACCACCGATCCGCGTAACGGTAGAGGTCGTAGCCCGGCGCCCGACGCTGGTACATCACGTCGGTGTTCGGGATCACGTGCATCTTCGGCTCGGCCGTGATCCGTTTCCCCTGATTCCAGTACCGCACGGGCGCGGCGGCGAGGGCCCCGATCCAGAGGGCCAATGCCAGCGCGAGCCCAGTCCATCCGTGGATTCGATTCATGGCTCTCTCCTCTCAGGCACGTACCTTGTGCACGCGCTCGCTCACCCTCACGGGAGTGAAGCATGGGGTGTGCCGCCCGCCTCGATCCCGGCGAGGTCGGCGTTCCACGGATCGCGCATCGCCACAAAGTGACGAGGTGGGGGCGGTTTGTGACCGAGGTCACCAAATTCCTCCCCAGCCCGGGGCTAGGATTTCCCTGGCGCGATCGGGGCCCGCGCCGCCCTGCACGCGAACCATTCGCGCAACAAGGACCGACTCCCGTAGGAGGCATCTATGCGCATGCTCCGAGTTCTGACGCTCAGCCTCATGTGGCTTCTGGTCACGTCCGTGGCCGCCTTCGCCGCGAACGACAACTTCAACGCGTCTCCCTTGAGCGGGGGCGAGGAAGTGCCCGCGCGTGACACGAACGCGCGCGGCAACGCGACCTTCAAATTGAGTGACGACGGCACGTCCATCGAGTACAGGCTCATCGTGTCGACCATCGAAAACGTGGTCGCTTCCCACATCCACCTGGGCCCGGCCGGGGCGAACGGCCCCGTCGTGGCGTTCCTGTTCGGAAGCGTTCCTGCGGGCGGCGGAACATCGAACGGCGTCCTTGCGGAAGGCACGATCACCGCGGCGAACCTGGTCGGACCCCTCGCGGGTCAGCCCTTCTCGGCGCTGATCGATGCGATGCGGGCGGGCAACACCTACGTCAACGTGCACACGAACGACGGTGTGGCTCCGACCGACACGGGCCCGGGCGATTTCCCGGGAGGCGAGATCCGCGGGCAGATTCGTCCGTAGGGCGGCTCGATGGAGACGGCGGGGAGTGGCCGGCGCCAGGGCGCGTACGCGCCGGCTGCCTCCCCCGCTCAGCGCGTGACGACGAGCTTGGTCGAGGAGACGGCGCCGCCGGCGCGAAGCACGGCGAAGTAGACCCCACCCGGCAGGCCGCGCGTGTCCAGGTGCGCGCGATGCTCACCCGTTCCCCGGACGCGACTCCCCATCACATCGCGTACGAGCCTCCCCGAGGCATCATAGACCCGAAGCGTCACGCGACCCGCGTGCCGCAGCGAGTACCGAAGGGACACGGAGCCGTGCGCCGGATTGGGCTCGGCGAGGAGCCGGAGCGTCGCGGAAGGTAGCTGCGAAGCCGGCTCCACGGCGACCACGGTCGGGTCGGCGATCCGAGCGAGCCCGCTGTGTGGAGACGTGCCGAGAGACGTGAAGGCTCCCCCGACGAGCACCTGCTGCGCGGCGGGCAGGAACGCGTACACGATGTCGTTCGCGTCGCACTTCCAGGGAAGCGCGGTGGCGTTCGCCCAGGTGAGGGCCGCGAGGCCACGGCGCGCCTGCTGAGCTCCGATCGCCTGGAATCCCCCTCCCGCGATCACCGAGGTCCCCATCGTCCCGAGCGCATACACCGGCCCGTCCGGGGATGGGTTCCAGCCCGTGACGCCGCCCGTCGTCGCGTCCATGGCGGCGAGATAGGTCCGAGCCAGCCCATCCACCGAGGTGAACTCGCCGCCCGCCAGGACGGCTCCCTGATGCCGCTCCACGACGTACACGGGACCGTCGGCGTCGGCGTTCCACGAGGTGGCGGCGCCCGAGGACGCGTCCAGGACCGCGATCCGCCCACGGGGCTGTCCGCCGATCGAGGTGAACGCTCCGCCCGCCAGCACCGTGTTCCCTTCGAGGCGAAGCGCGTACACGTGGCCGTTCGCGTTGGGGTTCCATGCATCCGCGGAGCCGGTGGCCGCGCTCAGGGAGGCGATCCGGTTCCGGCTGGCGCCTCCGATGTTCGTGAAGGTGCCCGCGGCGAGGAGGCTCGATCCGTTCAGACGTAACGAGTGGACGCTCCCGTTCGCGTTCGGATCCCATCCCTGCACGGCGCCACTCACCGCATGAAGGGCCGCGGCTCGGTTGCGAGTCTGACCGCCGACCTCCGTGAAGAGTCCGCCGGCGTAGACCAGGGATCCCGAGGTCGCGAGCGTGAGCACCGCCCCGTTCGTCCCGGGATTCCACGCGGTCGTCGCGCCGGTCGCCAGGTCGATCGCGGCGAGACGGTTCCGCGCCACGCCGCCGACGATCGTGAAGTCGCCTCCCGCGAGAACCTCATCGGCAGCGGGCGTCAGCGCTCGGACGGCGCTCGAAGCCTGGGGGTTCCACGGGCTGACCGACCCGGAGGCCGCGTCGATGGCCGCGAGCCGGCTCCGGGGCTGGTTTCCCACGAGGGTGAACACGCCCCCCGCGTACACCGAGGACCCGCGCACCGCCAGCGCGCGCACCGTCTCGTCCGATCCGGGATTCCACGCCGTGGCGTTCCCGGCAGCGGCGTCCAGCGCGGCCACGCGGCTCCGCTGCGCTCCCCCGATCTGGGTGAAGTCCCCGCCGGCATACACGACGCCATTCCCCGCGGCGAGCGCGAAGACCGTGAAATTGGCGTCGGGATCCCACGGCAACAGGGCTCCCGTCGACAGACTGTGGGCGGCGACGCGCTGGCGAGACTGGCCGCCCATGGTCGTGAAGAATCCCGCTTCGTAGAGCGCGGTCGCATCGGAGGTGAGCGCGAGCACGCCGCTGTTGGGGGTCGGATTCCAGGAACCCGCGCTACCGGTGACGGGGTCGAGCGACACGAGGAACTCGCGGCTCGCGCCGCCGATCGAGGTGAACACGCCGCCGGCGTAGACCCGACTCCCCGAGACGAGGATCGCGTGCACGGCCGCGTTCGCCGCCGGATTCCACGAGGTCGCCGCGCCGCTCACGGGATGGATCGCGGCGATGTTGCTCCTCGACTGTCCTCCGACCGCATCGAAGAGGCCCCCCACGTACACGACCCCGGGGGCGAGCGCGATCGTGAACACGGTGCCGTCGGGCGATGGGTCCCAGGGCGCCACGCTCCCGTCTGCGAGCACGTGAGCCAGTCCGCGCCTCGGCATTCCACCGGCGAACGTGAAGCTCCCGCCGATGTACCAGCCTCCAACCCCGTCGGATGCGGCGGCGTACACACTCCCGCCGGCGAACGTGGCGAACGGGGCGGAGGGTACGCCGGTCGAGGGGTCGAGTGGCACTCCGTGACCGCTCGCGGGACCCACGCGAGTGAACGTCCCTCCCAGATAAAGGATTCCGTTCGAGGCCGTGAGCGCGAGGACCTGGCCGTCGGTCGCGACGAGGTTCGGGTCCGGCGACTGGGCGCGGAGCCGCCCGGGAGTGAGGAGCAGGGCCGCTGCCGCTGTCAGGGCGAGGAGCAGATTCCGCATCGTGGCGTCCCGGGTCGAACCGCGGTCCCCCGGGGCCGCGGAGAGGCGTGGAGCATAGCAGCGGGTGGTGGGGGACGGAAGGCGTCTCGCGAACAAGAAACGCGCCCCCGGAGCGTCGTGCTCCGGAGGCGCGGAGTTGCCGGGATTCTCAGCGCCGGCTCGAGGCCGGATGGATCACGTCTCGGTCAGGATCACGAGATGACGCACCTTGCGGAACTCCCGTGGATCGATGATCCGCAGCTCGAGCGTCTCCTCACCCACACGGACCAGGTTGTAGCTCGTGGCCGGCTGCGGGGTCAGGATCTGGGCCCCCTTGGCCGGGATGCGGATCGTGGTCTCCGTGTCGGTATTGAGCGGCGTGAACGCGGCTTCGTTCACGTGGCCCGACGGCTCCAGCGTCTTGCCGATACCGAAGACGCCGCCCTTCGCGACCACGACGTTGGAAGCCGTGAGGTCCTTCTTCGAGCCCATCGTGTAGTACACCGTCGCCAGCTCACGCTGCCGGTCGGTGAGCTCCATGTCCTTCTGGACGATCTCCTGGGTCTTGGTCTCGACCTCGGTGCTGAGTCCCGCCACGCGGGTCTCGAGCGAATCCACCTGGACCGTGAGCTGCGCGATCATGGTTTCCTTCTCGCCCACGTTCTTCCGGAGGTTCGTGATCATCTTCTGGAGGCCGGCAACGCGAATGTTGCTGCGCTTGAGGCGCTCGTCCAGCTCGGTGATGCGCTCCTTGGTCCGCGCGATGCCCGCTTTGAGCTCCTCGATGCGCTGGAACGCCTGCTCGCGGCTCGTGGCCGGCAGCGGGACCTCGCCCTGCGCGCGTCCCGTGACCAGGCGGGATTCATCGTCACCCAGGACAATCGTGTTGAGGCTGTCCTGGATGGCGGCGATCTCGTTGATCGCCTGACTGTACCGGGACTGGGTGTCCTGATTCTCGGCGGTCATCTGAGCGACGTTCGCTTCCGACTTCTGGTACTTGGAATAGAACAGTGCCGTGGTGGCCAGGAGGCCCACGCCGATCAGGGCCACCAGAATGACAACGGGTCTGCGCACGATCGTCTCCTTTGCGAATTGGGTTCAGGCAAGTTGGCTGTCGTCCGCCGAAGCGGTACGCCCGTGAACCAGCGGGAGGGTCGCGAAGTTCCCAACATGGCAAGACGTGTTCCACACGCCTCGCGGCCACGGCGTGCCGTGGTCTGTACGGCGCAATCGGTTCGCGGGTACGAGGTTGGCTGCCTTCGAAGGCTCGTGTGTCTCTTTTGACGCGGCGGGGAGGGAGATTCCGACTGTACCGGAGGGGACGGTGACGTCCTGAACTTCAAACTCCCGAAAAGTCACACACGCAGGACCCGCAGTCGCTGCGGCTTCGCGCGGTTACTTCGCGGCGAGGCCGGATCGCTCGAGGAGTCGCTTCTCCTGCGCGGCGCTCAACGGAATCACGGAGAGCCGGGGGAGCCGGACGAGATCCGAGTCCTTCAGCGTGGCGTCCGTGCGGAACGTGGACAGGGGAACGGGAAAGGGAAAGGGCTTCCCCGCTCGAAGCCGCACCACGACGCGTTTCGGGTCGGACACCTTGGGATCCGGAAACGGATCGGAGTCGGCGATCGCGAGCCCCACGACCTGCTTCTCGTCACCGGTGTGATAGATCGCGATCGTGTCCCCCTTCTGGACCGACCGGAGGTGCTTCAGGGCGAGCGCATTCGAGACGCCGTCCCACACCGTCTTCTTGTCCCGCACGAGGTCCTCGAACGAGTAGGTCGAGGGCTCGGTCTTGAAGAGAAAGGCGGCCACGAGCCCACGGTAGCGACGGATGGGCCGGTGCGCAATCCATGAAAATGGCGGGCGGAACTCGCGTCCCGCCCGCCACGAGGTGCCGCGTCCGGCGATCCGGCCGGCGCGAGATGGTGCTACTTGAGCACGGTGACCCGCCGGACGTCCTCGCCCTGGCGAGCCTCGATCTTCAAGAAGTACACACCCGAGGCGACACGGGTGCCCCCGGCGTTCGTATCGAAGGACACGACGTGATCGCCCGCTCCCCTCTCGGCCTCGAGCACGGTCCTCACGAGACGCCCGCTCAGGTCGTACAGCGCGATCCGCACCGGACCCGCCTGCGCCAGGCTGAAGGTGATCTCGGCCTTCGGATTGAGCGGGTTCGGACGGACCCGGAGCTTGATCGCATGCTTCCCGCCGCGGTCCTCATCGCCGTCATCATCCCGGTCGTGTCCGGGCGGCTCTGCCATGTGTTTCCCGCCGAGCGTCGCGACGAACGTCTCGCCGGTCGAGAGCGTCCCATGGATTTCCGAGTCCTTGAGGCCGTCCAGGACGTCTTCGTCACCGAAGAAGTCGCGAAGATCGCTCATCGAGAAGCAGGTGCGGAGGTGCGCCGCCTCGCAGTCTTCCCGGTCGCAGTCCTCGTCGTCGTCCTCCCCGTCGTCGTCTTCCCCGTCGTCATCGTCCCCGTCGTCGTCATCGTGTTCGCCGTCGTCGTCGCACTCGAAGCAATCGTCACAGTCGTATCCGATGTGCGTCTTCCCCGCCATCGGATCGAGCGTGCGCCCCTCGAAGGAGAGCGTGACGCTGGTCATCGTCACGTCCCGCAGATCGAACTCGGCGTCCTCCTGGAGGATCCGGAAGCACAGGAACTTCTTGTGCCGGTTGTATCGCCCGATGAGCGAGGCGTTGGTCTCGAAGTCCACATCGGGCACGTCGTTCACCGTGATCCTCGTCGTGTCGGAATCCGTC from Candidatus Eisenbacteria bacterium includes:
- a CDS encoding EVE domain-containing protein, whose translation is MAAFLFKTEPSTYSFEDLVRDKKTVWDGVSNALALKHLRSVQKGDTIAIYHTGDEKQVVGLAIADSDPFPDPKVSDPKRVVVRLRAGKPFPFPVPLSTFRTDATLKDSDLVRLPRLSVIPLSAAQEKRLLERSGLAAK
- a CDS encoding putative Ig domain-containing protein, translated to MSPISDVTLNEGGTATVDVAAADIDGDAITLTSTLPGFASLNPPTSGTGAVVTTITLNPLAGDAGTHTASVTATAGGESATEEFTIHVPGDLGTVAITPIDDVTVAEGASETVDVLVIDPDSGTMNLIASGLPAFATLNAPTSSTGEDTLATTISIDPGAGTAGTYPVTLTATAGTETDTEEFTITVTGPSQNTPPVVDAPETRTVDEGQTLTFTVTATDADSDTVGLSILNLPNGATFTDNGDNTGTFTWTPGDEQSGSYTIPFTGDDGNGGTDSDTTRITVNDVPDVDFETNASLIGRYNRHKKFLCFRILQEDAEFDLRDVTMTSVTLSFEGRTLDPMAGKTHIGYDCDDCFECDDDGEHDDDDGDDDDGEDDDGEDDDEDCDREDCEAAHLRTCFSMSDLRDFFGDEDVLDGLKDSEIHGTLSTGETFVATLGGKHMAEPPGHDRDDDGDEDRGGKHAIKLRVRPNPLNPKAEITFSLAQAGPVRIALYDLSGRLVRTVLEAERGAGDHVVSFDTNAGGTRVASGVYFLKIEARQGEDVRRVTVLK
- a CDS encoding T9SS type A sorting domain-containing protein, whose translation is MRNLLLALTAAAALLLTPGRLRAQSPDPNLVATDGQVLALTASNGILYLGGTFTRVGPASGHGVPLDPSTGVPSAPFATFAGGSVYAAASDGVGGWYIGGSFTFAGGMPRRGLAHVLADGSVAPWDPSPDGTVFTIALAPGVVYVGGLFDAVGGQSRSNIAAIHPVSGAATSWNPAANAAVHAILVSGSRVYAGGVFTSIGGASREFLVSLDPVTGSAGSWNPTPNSGVLALTSDATALYEAGFFTTMGGQSRQRVAAHSLSTGALLPWDPDANFTVFALAAGNGVVYAGGDFTQIGGAQRSRVAALDAAAGNATAWNPGSDETVRALAVRGSSVYAGGVFTLVGNQPRSRLAAIDAASGSVSPWNPQASSAVRALTPAADEVLAGGDFTIVGGVARNRLAAIDLATGATTAWNPGTNGAVLTLATSGSLVYAGGLFTEVGGQTRNRAAALHAVSGAVQGWDPNANGSVHSLRLNGSSLLAAGTFTNIGGASRNRIASLSAATGSADAWNPNANGHVYALRLEGNTVLAGGAFTSIGGQPRGRIAVLDASSGAATSWNADADGPVYVVERHQGAVLAGGEFTSVDGLARTYLAAMDATTGGVTGWNPSPDGPVYALGTMGTSVIAGGGFQAIGAQQARRGLAALTWANATALPWKCDANDIVYAFLPAAQQVLVGGAFTSLGTSPHSGLARIADPTVVAVEPASQLPSATLRLLAEPNPAHGSVSLRYSLRHAGRVTLRVYDASGRLVRDVMGSRVRGTGEHRAHLDTRGLPGGVYFAVLRAGGAVSSTKLVVTR
- a CDS encoding tetratricopeptide repeat protein; this encodes MLSAALALLASSCAGDPAEREYLDALRGEEQGMTREEQITRLDRAIALAPTRAWYRELHAIYSIDLRRFDQATASLDTAIQLADRPYLRFLRGLVSCQRENYGASLPDFDLAIRDEPENPLFYRGRALARARLAMYDDAMKDAERLLALAPQQGESHYAMGVALAGLGRYRDAVRAFEQGLRLRPELIYPLEARAEALDRMGEHALAMTDREEAERRRRRDGPCAVCEDPFRY
- a CDS encoding outer membrane beta-barrel protein, translating into MSRSARFGVWLVVFTAALVVLVPSSEAGPGYVNFVLGQKLFDSEDWDPIDKQPVFGVEAAFGPSTWPVHIMTFLQRSSKSKDQTVDVGGTPVAVTMEADTWEFGAGVNKTWMAGKLYPYVGAGLDYAKVDVTFKEGGTSASDDGNGFGFWGGAGAFYRIGTRFNLGGTMRYSTANADFNAFDTGAVEFGGADIDAGGLTFGFLVGWGWPATP
- a CDS encoding CHRD domain-containing protein, with translation MLRVLTLSLMWLLVTSVAAFAANDNFNASPLSGGEEVPARDTNARGNATFKLSDDGTSIEYRLIVSTIENVVASHIHLGPAGANGPVVAFLFGSVPAGGGTSNGVLAEGTITAANLVGPLAGQPFSALIDAMRAGNTYVNVHTNDGVAPTDTGPGDFPGGEIRGQIRP